Genomic DNA from Leptolyngbya sp. CCY15150:
AATTCTTAGTCTGGACTTGCAGGCAGACCTGGCGATTCTGAGTGCTTGCGATACCGGACGGGGCCGCATCACGGGGGATGGCGTTGTCGGGCTATCCCGTGCATTGATTACGGCTGGCGTGCCGAGCGTCATGGTGTCGCTGTGGGCCGTCCCCGATGCCCCCACCGCCGAACTCATGACCGAGTTCTACAACCAGCTTGCTCAGGGTCAAGACAACGCCCAGGCACTGCGGCAGGCCATGCTGATCACCATGCAGCAGCATCCCGAACCCCGCAACTGGGCCGCCTTCACCCTGCTAGGGGCGGCGGAGTAAGCGGTTGTGTGAATCAGTTTCCCATAGCTAAACCTATCTTGATGTGACCAAATTCAATCATGAAAACTATGAAATTTCCTGTCTTCTGTCCTGACACCGACTCCAGAACCGTTGATTTGTCAACGTTTTGAGTCAGTCCCCTGAGTAAAGAAGCCTTCTGAATTTTGAATTTTGCAACTACTCCCAAATGTTTCTGTCCCTTACCCAATTAATGCCATGTCTAGAATGAAACGTCGTCATTTCCTACAGTTTGCGGGTTCAGCCCTAACCGCGATGGGCCTCAGCCAGACGGGCTTTTTGCGTCAGGCCGATCGCTACGGCAAAGTTTTGGCCCAGAGCACCCCCCGCAAACTGGCCCTGCTCATCGGTGTCAACCAGTATGAGGATCCCAGAATTTCTAACCTGTCTGGCTGCATCAAAGACGTTGAGATGCAGTATCAACTGCTGGTGCATCGGTTTGGGTTCAACCCCAGCGATATACTCATGCTCACCGACGATGCAGAGTTGACGCCGACGCGGGACAACATTCTGCAAGCGTTTCAGGAACACCTCCAGCAGGCGCGATCTGGAGATATCGTAGTGGTGCATTATTCTGGTCACGGCTCCCAGGTGATTGACCCGAATCCCATCACCGTCAGCCAGTGCGGCCCCGATAGCAATCCCAACGGTCTCAACGGTACCCTGGTGCCCCGGGATGCCACGCCTGAACGAGTGAGTGACTCGGAAGTGATCGTGACCGACATCATGGGTCGCAGCCTTTTCCTTCTGATGGAACAGATTCAGACCGAGAATCTGACTGTTGTGTTAGATAGTTGTTTCTCTGGGTCGGGTACTCGGGGGAATGCAAGAGTCCGCTCCACCAACGAGGCGCGGCTCGACGGACGCGGTGATGGACTGCAACTCTCCCCCAGTCCCGCAGAACTGGAGAACCAAGCCCGCTGGATGCGAGATTTAGAAATAGATGACAGCGAATTTTATCGGCGGCGATCGCTCGGCATTGCCAAGGGCGTGGCGATCGGCTCTGCCAGTTGCGATCAGTTGGCCTACGAACAACCCTACGATCGCGGGCAAACGGCGGGAACGTTCTCTTATCTGCTCAGTTATCTGTGGCAAACCCCAATTGCCGAACCTGCTAACACCGTCAAGGTCAATCTGGTGCGCAGTACAAGAATTGCCGCCCGCGATCGCGGTGAGCAAATCCCCATTTTTGAAGAGGAGCCGGGCAGCAACAATTTGGCAGAGCCGATCTATTTCCAGCCACCTCAACAGCCTTTTGCTGATGGCGTCGTGACGGACGTGACCGGCGCTCAAATTGAAATCTGGATGGGGGGCACATCCTTAGCCCTGCTGGGGACCGTGCAGCCGGGAGCAGTCTACTCCTTGATCAATCCGACGACCCGGGAACTAGTAGGCGATATCGCGCTGCAGTCTCGCAATGGCCTGTACGCCTACGGTGAACGACTTGAGGGGCAATCTATTGACGTGCAGGCAGGAATGCTAGTGCGGGAGAAGTTGAAAGCTCTACCCAACCCCACGCTGCAAATCGGCGTTGACCCCACCCTGGCAGCGGAGCAGGTTGCCGCTGAAACCGCCTTGCAAACCGTGTTGCAAACCACCAGCGGTGAGCAAACGGTGAACCGCATTAACGTCTTGCCAGTGGATCAACGATCCAACTTGAATTACGTTCTAGCGCGCACCACAGAAGTAATGCAGGCGCAACTCCGACAGGCGGGAGAAACTGCCCTACCCCCCATCGGCTCGGTGGGTCTGTATGCGGCTGACCTGAGTGGCATTGTGCCCAACACCGCCGGCCCGGTGAATGAAACTGCCATCGCCGCCGTGAATCGCTTGCAGCCGCGATTCAAATCTCTGTTGGTCATGCGG
This window encodes:
- a CDS encoding caspase family protein, translating into MSRMKRRHFLQFAGSALTAMGLSQTGFLRQADRYGKVLAQSTPRKLALLIGVNQYEDPRISNLSGCIKDVEMQYQLLVHRFGFNPSDILMLTDDAELTPTRDNILQAFQEHLQQARSGDIVVVHYSGHGSQVIDPNPITVSQCGPDSNPNGLNGTLVPRDATPERVSDSEVIVTDIMGRSLFLLMEQIQTENLTVVLDSCFSGSGTRGNARVRSTNEARLDGRGDGLQLSPSPAELENQARWMRDLEIDDSEFYRRRSLGIAKGVAIGSASCDQLAYEQPYDRGQTAGTFSYLLSYLWQTPIAEPANTVKVNLVRSTRIAARDRGEQIPIFEEEPGSNNLAEPIYFQPPQQPFADGVVTDVTGAQIEIWMGGTSLALLGTVQPGAVYSLINPTTRELVGDIALQSRNGLYAYGERLEGQSIDVQAGMLVREKLKALPNPTLQIGVDPTLAAEQVAAETALQTVLQTTSGEQTVNRINVLPVDQRSNLNYVLARTTEVMQAQLRQAGETALPPIGSVGLYAADLSGIVPNTAGPVNETAIAAVNRLQPRFKSLLVMRVLQELASTESSLQVEGTIYATSGRGPSIPIVGRNAQPPTSSGIQVEPTSATYQTDELIEMEITNSEPDAVYLSSLVIDSQGNIVVLHPARWDDPDEAARIDANESKVVPRAEDGVQFRLSGSGFIEVLTIVSQQPLRSLLRNLQTIASRGGRERGAVLFDEGDPLDLVTDLLGDVDSLSRSTGTISVDTVAEEDTAVDSGAIAVFSTLIEIVE